One genomic window of Oncorhynchus kisutch isolate 150728-3 linkage group LG24, Okis_V2, whole genome shotgun sequence includes the following:
- the LOC109868905 gene encoding transcription cofactor vestigial-like protein 4 isoform X3: MTNLVCMQSINRVFSTAESSLTGESRMPSLPSPMTNMRTGPPPICPSKRKYGEEQVDDCVDCDNNHMTKMSRLFAAQLGQPAGGDNRNDPWILGHSPVECITSSSNGLHGNHLYDSIPSYAMDQPLALTKNSIDSGLGGTERPAMPGPVDRPQNRPSVITCAPASNRNCNLSHCHKSHSPSPPMDQRKADDNTAVDPVIEEHFRRSLGKNYKEPEPVSNSVSITGSVDDHFAKALGKTWLQIKSKGPGGHPHSPEANS; encoded by the exons ATGACCAACTTGGTTTGCATGCAAAGTATAAACAGAGTGTTCTCTACAGCTGAATCTTCTCTCACAGGTGAGTCCAGGATGCCGTCGCTGCCCTCTCCAATGACCAACATGAGGACCGGTCCTCCCCCCATCTGCCCCAGCAAAAGGAAGTATGGCGAGGAGCAAGTAGACGACTGCGTTGACTGTGACAACAACCACATGACCAAAATGAGTCGACTGTTTGCTGCTCAACT GGGACAGCCTGCCGGCGGAGACAACCGCAACGACCCTTGGATCCTCGGCCACAGCCCCGTGGAGTGCATCACTTCCTCCTCCAACGGCCTCCATGGCAACCACTTGTATGACTCCATCCCCTCCTATGCGATGGACCAGCCTCTGGCTCTGACTAAAAACAGCATAGACTCTGGATTGGGTGGCACAGAGAGGCCTGCCATGCCCGGCCCTGTGGACAGACCACAG AATCGTCCCTCTGTGATCACCTGTGCTCCTGCAAGCAATCGCAATTGCAACCTGTCTCACTGCCACAAGTCTCACAGCCCCAGCCCACCCATGGATCAGAGGAAGGCTGATG ATAACACTGCGGTCGACCCTGTGATCGAGGAGCACTTCCGCCGCAGCCTGGGGAAGAACTACAAGGAGCCCGAGCCTGTCTCCAACTCTGTGTCCATCACAGGCTCGGTGGACGACCACTTTGCCAAGGCCCTGGGGAAGACCTGGCTCCAGATCAAGTCCAAGGGGCCGGGGGGACACCCCCACAGTCCAGAGGCCAACTCCTGA
- the LOC109868905 gene encoding transcription cofactor vestigial-like protein 4 isoform X1: MVFTRMDLLNYQFLDKMNNNIGRLHYEAESSLTGESRMPSLPSPMTNMRTGPPPICPSKRKYGEEQVDDCVDCDNNHMTKMSRLFAAQLGQPAGGDNRNDPWILGHSPVECITSSSNGLHGNHLYDSIPSYAMDQPLALTKNSIDSGLGGTERPAMPGPVDRPQNRPSVITCAPASNRNCNLSHCHKSHSPSPPMDQRKADDNTAVDPVIEEHFRRSLGKNYKEPEPVSNSVSITGSVDDHFAKALGKTWLQIKSKGPGGHPHSPEANS; encoded by the exons CTGAATCTTCTCTCACAGGTGAGTCCAGGATGCCGTCGCTGCCCTCTCCAATGACCAACATGAGGACCGGTCCTCCCCCCATCTGCCCCAGCAAAAGGAAGTATGGCGAGGAGCAAGTAGACGACTGCGTTGACTGTGACAACAACCACATGACCAAAATGAGTCGACTGTTTGCTGCTCAACT GGGACAGCCTGCCGGCGGAGACAACCGCAACGACCCTTGGATCCTCGGCCACAGCCCCGTGGAGTGCATCACTTCCTCCTCCAACGGCCTCCATGGCAACCACTTGTATGACTCCATCCCCTCCTATGCGATGGACCAGCCTCTGGCTCTGACTAAAAACAGCATAGACTCTGGATTGGGTGGCACAGAGAGGCCTGCCATGCCCGGCCCTGTGGACAGACCACAG AATCGTCCCTCTGTGATCACCTGTGCTCCTGCAAGCAATCGCAATTGCAACCTGTCTCACTGCCACAAGTCTCACAGCCCCAGCCCACCCATGGATCAGAGGAAGGCTGATG ATAACACTGCGGTCGACCCTGTGATCGAGGAGCACTTCCGCCGCAGCCTGGGGAAGAACTACAAGGAGCCCGAGCCTGTCTCCAACTCTGTGTCCATCACAGGCTCGGTGGACGACCACTTTGCCAAGGCCCTGGGGAAGACCTGGCTCCAGATCAAGTCCAAGGGGCCGGGGGGACACCCCCACAGTCCAGAGGCCAACTCCTGA